One Roseburia rectibacter DNA window includes the following coding sequences:
- the yqeC gene encoding selenium cofactor biosynthesis protein YqeC codes for MSYIISYVGAGGKTSSIYQDAAAFVNEGKKVMITTTTHMYVPKDRVFIDGREKSCEKLREEVAGILKKNGLCVCGTILSDNKKTEIYAVGKCAGNDAVEEQQKMELEKFKTLSVKQLTAVCKEADVVLIEADGAAHKAAKAPEAWEPAVYAQSNKVVIVMGLHAVGESVDEVCHRPECVKEALNCDGAHLLTRTDLDVLMAVYEKKIGQQFPGMETERRYFIKSS; via the coding sequence ATGTCTTATATCATATCCTACGTCGGAGCCGGCGGAAAGACCAGCAGCATTTATCAGGATGCTGCAGCGTTTGTAAACGAGGGGAAAAAAGTCATGATCACAACTACAACGCATATGTATGTGCCAAAAGACCGGGTGTTCATTGATGGCAGGGAGAAAAGTTGTGAGAAGCTGCGAGAGGAAGTAGCTGGGATTTTGAAAAAAAACGGGCTCTGTGTGTGTGGCACAATTTTAAGTGATAATAAAAAAACAGAGATTTATGCGGTTGGAAAATGTGCCGGGAACGATGCTGTTGAAGAACAGCAGAAGATGGAACTGGAGAAGTTTAAAACTTTAAGCGTTAAACAGCTTACAGCAGTATGCAAAGAGGCAGATGTTGTCCTGATCGAGGCAGACGGCGCTGCACATAAGGCGGCAAAAGCGCCGGAAGCATGGGAGCCGGCGGTGTATGCACAGAGCAATAAAGTTGTGATCGTCATGGGACTTCACGCAGTCGGAGAAAGTGTGGATGAAGTGTGCCACAGACCAGAGTGCGTAAAGGAAGCATTAAACTGCGACGGAGCGCATCTTTTGACGCGTACGGATTTGGATGTACTGATGGCTGTCTATGAAAAAAAGATCGGACAGCAGTTTCCGGGGATGGAGACGGAGCGGAGATATTTTATAAAAAGTTCTTGA
- the trpE gene encoding anthranilate synthase component I — MEIGMKRIYRVYKKTVSIVNETANGMYRNLVGKKKGFLLESYDKNYDRYTFFGVEPEEIISSKGQSLVITKKDGTEDVREGNPLTLLKEYYNEFEIRKDNEELNFSGGLVGSVGYDFVRYSEVLPEENPDEIGIETVQLMLMKEFIVVDHVAETLTAVILESDDETGKETAAKKAAELIKTAMQEQKESEVRLIPDGVITKKSDTLEEYSEKVNKIKQYIRDGHIFQTVLSQRWTIETGQDGFDLYCELRELNPSPYLYYFNFGDFEVIGSSPEMLVKQQGNRVFTCPIAGTRPRGKTKEEDDRLHRELLADEKERAEHVMLVDLARNDMGRISEFGTVKVTDFMSVKNYSHVMHIVSMVEGRKKGSFHPFDLLASFLPAGTLSGAPKIRAMEIIEELESVRRGLYGGATGYVDFSGDMDFCITIRTMIKKGKNVYLQAGAGIVADSVPENEYKECCNKVMALAKTLVEEENL; from the coding sequence ATGGAGATTGGGATGAAAAGAATTTACAGAGTTTACAAAAAGACAGTCAGTATTGTAAATGAGACAGCAAACGGGATGTACCGGAATCTGGTGGGAAAGAAAAAAGGATTTTTGTTAGAGAGTTATGACAAGAATTATGACCGCTATACATTTTTCGGCGTAGAACCGGAAGAGATCATTTCCTCGAAGGGACAGTCACTGGTGATTACAAAAAAAGATGGTACCGAGGATGTCAGGGAGGGAAATCCGCTTACATTATTAAAAGAATATTATAACGAATTTGAAATCCGGAAGGATAATGAGGAACTGAATTTTTCGGGAGGTCTTGTGGGAAGTGTCGGTTATGACTTCGTGAGATACAGTGAGGTACTGCCGGAAGAAAACCCAGATGAGATCGGGATTGAGACGGTTCAGCTTATGCTGATGAAAGAATTCATTGTGGTTGATCATGTGGCAGAAACACTGACCGCGGTGATCTTAGAATCCGATGATGAGACAGGAAAAGAAACGGCAGCGAAAAAAGCAGCAGAATTGATCAAAACTGCCATGCAGGAACAGAAAGAATCAGAAGTAAGACTGATTCCGGATGGAGTGATCACGAAAAAGTCAGATACTTTAGAGGAATACAGTGAAAAGGTAAATAAGATCAAACAGTATATCCGTGATGGACATATTTTCCAGACCGTGTTATCACAGCGCTGGACGATCGAGACGGGACAGGATGGATTTGATCTGTACTGCGAACTCCGTGAGCTAAACCCATCTCCATATCTTTATTATTTTAATTTTGGAGATTTTGAAGTGATTGGAAGTTCCCCGGAGATGCTGGTCAAACAACAGGGAAATAGGGTATTTACCTGCCCGATCGCCGGAACAAGACCAAGGGGAAAGACAAAGGAAGAAGATGACAGACTGCACAGGGAATTGCTTGCCGATGAAAAAGAACGTGCCGAACATGTCATGTTAGTTGATCTGGCCCGCAATGATATGGGACGCATCTCAGAGTTTGGTACGGTAAAAGTTACAGACTTTATGAGCGTAAAAAATTATTCACATGTCATGCATATCGTCTCGATGGTCGAGGGACGCAAGAAAGGCAGTTTTCACCCGTTTGATCTGCTGGCATCCTTCCTCCCGGCAGGAACTTTGAGCGGAGCACCAAAGATCAGGGCGATGGAGATTATCGAAGAACTAGAGAGTGTGAGAAGAGGCCTTTACGGTGGTGCAACCGGATATGTGGATTTTTCCGGCGATATGGATTTCTGTATCACGATCCGTACGATGATCAAAAAAGGAAAAAATGTTTATTTACAGGCAGGAGCCGGAATCGTTGCAGATTCTGTTCCGGAAAATGAATACAAAGAATGTTGTAACAAGGTCATGGCTCTGGCAAAAACCCTTGTGGAGGAGGAAAACTTATGA
- a CDS encoding anthranilate synthase component II → MILLIDNYDSFTFNLYQYIGTFTQDIKVVRNDKITIDEIKEMHPEKIVLSPGPKSPKEAGICMDVVKEFYKEIPILGICLGHQCIGEAFGGTVTYAKALFHGKQSEITHTGTGIFAGITSPVKVARYHSLAVQMDDLPECLTVTAQTKDGEIVAMQHKEYPVIGLQFHPESIYTEHGKRMVENFINGIS, encoded by the coding sequence ATGATATTGCTGATCGATAACTACGATTCATTTACGTTTAATCTGTATCAATATATTGGAACTTTCACGCAGGATATCAAAGTTGTCCGTAATGATAAAATTACGATCGATGAGATAAAAGAGATGCATCCGGAAAAGATCGTTCTCTCACCAGGACCGAAAAGTCCGAAGGAGGCAGGAATCTGTATGGATGTGGTAAAAGAATTTTATAAAGAGATCCCAATTCTCGGTATCTGTCTCGGACATCAGTGTATCGGCGAGGCATTTGGAGGAACCGTGACATACGCAAAAGCATTGTTCCATGGAAAGCAGTCGGAGATCACACATACCGGAACCGGAATCTTTGCAGGAATTACATCGCCGGTTAAAGTGGCAAGATATCACTCCTTAGCAGTGCAGATGGATGATCTGCCGGAGTGCCTTACGGTTACGGCGCAGACAAAAGATGGCGAGATCGTGGCAATGCAGCATAAAGAATATCCGGTGATCGGTTTACAGTTCCATCCGGAATCGATTTATACGGAACATGGAAAACGAATGGTGGAAAATTTCATCAATGGAATCAGTTAA
- the trpC gene encoding indole-3-glycerol phosphate synthase TrpC, which yields MILDVIVEDKKKRLPEHKKNISEIKMRELAEIYEGKKHSFHDALSKSGISIIGEFKNASPSLGKIKSKINLLDRIDEYNESVDAISCLTEEDHFDGNVDYLKKIRTITELPILRKDFMIDPYQFYEAKAIGADAVLLIAAILDDAQMKDFYQLSKELELDALVEVHDEAELERALKMDADIIGVNNRNLKDFTISLDTTVRLSKLVPEDKVLVAESGILEDADVELLKECGVDAFLIGRALMEAEHPKEVAKRWKA from the coding sequence ATGATACTGGATGTCATCGTAGAGGATAAAAAGAAACGTCTGCCGGAGCACAAAAAGAATATCAGTGAGATAAAAATGCGTGAGCTGGCAGAAATATATGAAGGGAAAAAACACAGTTTCCATGATGCGTTAAGTAAGAGCGGGATCTCCATTATCGGAGAATTTAAAAACGCATCTCCAAGTCTTGGTAAAATAAAAAGTAAGATAAATTTACTGGACCGGATTGATGAATACAATGAATCAGTGGATGCGATTTCCTGTCTGACAGAGGAAGATCATTTTGATGGAAACGTGGATTATCTGAAAAAAATTAGAACGATCACGGAGCTTCCGATTTTAAGAAAAGATTTTATGATCGATCCTTATCAGTTTTATGAGGCAAAGGCAATCGGTGCGGATGCGGTGCTTTTGATCGCAGCGATTCTGGATGATGCACAGATGAAAGATTTTTATCAGCTTTCGAAAGAACTGGAACTGGATGCACTGGTAGAAGTGCATGATGAGGCGGAACTGGAGCGGGCGCTGAAGATGGATGCGGATATCATTGGTGTCAACAACCGGAATTTAAAAGATTTTACGATCAGCCTTGACACGACAGTGCGGCTTTCAAAGCTGGTACCAGAGGATAAAGTGTTAGTGGCAGAGAGCGGCATCTTAGAGGATGCGGATGTAGAGCTTTTAAAGGAGTGTGGTGTGGATGCATTTCTGATCGGCAGGGCGCTGATGGAGGCAGAGCATCCAAAGGAGGTTGCAAAGCGCTGGAAGGCATGA
- a CDS encoding phosphoribosylanthranilate isomerase, with the protein MPEQKSVQIKICGITGKEEIRWLNEEDVSYAGFVLYEKSSRYVPIRKVSELFEELNENIKKVAVTVSPDVKLVEQIMDAGFDILQVHGSLTEEVLTAAEIPVWQAVNMTDEGIFEKIAREYTNLSLNRKSPFTQEKKLMGKEKITALLMDAKEFGSGKTFGWDAFLQGEGEEKFRHFRQILKAWNIQFVLAGGLNPDNVSRGIHIFAPNIVDVSSGVEKEPGTGSGKDKEKIQKFVQKVQSVI; encoded by the coding sequence ATGCCGGAACAAAAAAGTGTGCAGATTAAGATCTGTGGGATCACAGGAAAAGAAGAAATTAGATGGCTGAATGAGGAAGATGTTTCTTATGCCGGATTTGTCCTGTATGAGAAAAGCAGCCGGTATGTTCCGATTCGTAAAGTAAGTGAGCTGTTTGAGGAATTAAATGAAAATATAAAAAAAGTTGCCGTCACGGTAAGTCCGGATGTAAAGCTGGTAGAACAGATCATGGATGCAGGATTTGATATCTTGCAGGTACATGGAAGTCTGACAGAAGAAGTCCTTACAGCGGCAGAAATTCCAGTCTGGCAGGCAGTCAATATGACGGATGAAGGTATATTTGAAAAAATTGCACGGGAATATACGAATCTGTCTTTGAATAGAAAAAGTCCTTTCACGCAGGAAAAAAAACTGATGGGGAAAGAAAAGATTACAGCGCTTCTTATGGATGCAAAAGAATTTGGAAGCGGAAAAACGTTTGGATGGGATGCCTTTTTGCAGGGAGAAGGAGAGGAAAAATTCAGACATTTCCGGCAGATACTTAAGGCATGGAATATCCAGTTTGTACTTGCGGGAGGACTGAACCCGGATAATGTCAGCCGTGGAATCCATATTTTTGCACCGAATATTGTAGATGTAAGTTCCGGAGTGGAGAAAGAGCCTGGAACAGGAAGCGGAAAGGACAAAGAAAAAATACAGAAATTTGTACAAAAGGTGCAAAGTGTTATATAA
- the trpB gene encoding tryptophan synthase subunit beta, with protein sequence MNQKAYYGEFGGQYVAESLMNTLEELDKAFEEAIHDPEFMNQYHYYLKQYVGRETPLYFAERLSEKYGTKIYLKREDLNHTGAHKINNVIGQILLAKRMGKKKVIAETGAGQHGVATATGAALFDMECTVYMGEEDIKRQALNVMRMEMLGAKVVSVRSGSNTLKDATNEAIRTWAKTAEDTFYIIGSAVGPYPYPKMVKEFQSVISKEAKKQFLEVEHKLPDAVMACVGGGSNSIGMFADFIEEPSVKLIGVEAAGKGIETGEHASAMALGEPGVLHGMRSYLLQDEDGNVKLAHSISAGLDYPGVGPEHAYLRDTGRAEYVSVTDTEAMDALMELCKLEGIIPAIESAHAVAYACKYAKELTEKLGAEEAKNKTMIICLSGRGDKDVNTIADYLAGKGYLN encoded by the coding sequence ATGAACCAGAAAGCATATTATGGAGAATTTGGAGGACAGTATGTAGCAGAGTCTCTGATGAATACATTAGAGGAATTAGACAAAGCATTTGAGGAGGCAATCCATGATCCAGAGTTTATGAATCAGTATCACTATTATTTAAAACAGTATGTGGGACGCGAGACACCTCTTTATTTTGCAGAACGTCTCAGTGAAAAATATGGCACAAAGATCTATTTAAAACGTGAAGATTTAAACCACACCGGGGCACATAAGATCAACAATGTCATCGGACAGATATTACTTGCAAAACGAATGGGAAAAAAGAAGGTAATTGCAGAGACCGGTGCAGGACAGCATGGTGTGGCAACAGCGACAGGTGCAGCTTTGTTTGATATGGAATGTACGGTTTATATGGGTGAGGAAGACATTAAGCGTCAGGCATTAAATGTTATGAGAATGGAAATGTTAGGCGCAAAGGTCGTCAGCGTCCGTTCCGGCAGCAATACATTAAAGGATGCCACCAATGAGGCAATCCGTACCTGGGCAAAGACAGCCGAAGATACATTTTATATCATCGGTTCTGCGGTAGGTCCATATCCATATCCGAAGATGGTCAAGGAATTTCAGAGCGTGATCAGTAAAGAGGCAAAAAAACAGTTCCTGGAAGTAGAACATAAACTGCCGGATGCTGTGATGGCATGTGTGGGAGGCGGTTCTAACTCCATCGGAATGTTTGCAGATTTTATTGAGGAGCCATCGGTAAAGCTGATCGGTGTCGAAGCAGCCGGAAAAGGAATCGAGACAGGGGAGCACGCTTCTGCAATGGCACTTGGTGAGCCGGGAGTTTTACACGGAATGCGTTCTTATCTCCTGCAGGATGAAGATGGAAATGTAAAACTGGCACATTCCATCTCCGCAGGACTTGATTATCCGGGTGTCGGACCGGAACACGCTTATCTCAGGGACACAGGAAGGGCAGAATATGTATCTGTAACCGATACAGAGGCAATGGATGCGTTAATGGAACTCTGTAAATTAGAGGGTATCATTCCTGCGATCGAGAGTGCGCATGCCGTAGCTTATGCATGTAAATATGCGAAAGAGCTTACCGAAAAACTGGGAGCAGAGGAAGCAAAGAATAAGACGATGATCATCTGTCTGTCAGGACGTGGAGATAAAGATGTCAATACGATCGCTGATTATCTTGCTGGAAAAGGCTACCTGAACTGA
- the trpA gene encoding tryptophan synthase subunit alpha has protein sequence MNRIEAKMKALQEKGEKAFITYITAGLPDLEGTKKLLKAQEKAGLDVVELGIPFSDPVADGPVIQDVSYKAICNGINLKKVFVTVEELRKEGSELPIVFMMYYNTVLHYGVEAFVKKCNEVGVDGLIIPDLPFEEQEEINQYLNQDDTTILIQLVSPVSGDRIPKILDGAKGFVYCVSSMGVTGQGADFHKEVLSYLKRVKEASKIPVMMGFGIRTAEDVKPMKDTIDGAIVGSHFIRLMEENDYSTKVAAEYCSTFKKELNQL, from the coding sequence ATGAATCGTATTGAAGCAAAAATGAAAGCCTTACAGGAAAAAGGAGAAAAGGCATTTATTACCTATATCACAGCGGGACTTCCGGATCTGGAGGGCACAAAGAAACTTTTAAAAGCGCAGGAGAAGGCAGGACTTGATGTGGTGGAACTCGGAATCCCATTTTCCGATCCTGTGGCAGACGGCCCGGTTATCCAGGATGTGTCCTATAAAGCAATCTGTAACGGTATTAATCTGAAAAAGGTATTTGTGACGGTAGAAGAGTTAAGAAAAGAAGGCTCTGAACTTCCAATCGTTTTTATGATGTATTACAACACGGTACTGCATTACGGAGTAGAGGCGTTTGTAAAAAAATGTAATGAGGTTGGTGTAGATGGACTGATCATCCCAGATCTTCCTTTCGAGGAGCAGGAAGAAATAAACCAATATTTAAATCAGGATGATACGACGATATTAATTCAGCTTGTTTCACCTGTTTCAGGCGATCGTATTCCAAAGATATTAGATGGTGCAAAAGGATTTGTATACTGTGTGTCATCCATGGGAGTGACAGGTCAGGGAGCAGACTTCCATAAGGAGGTTTTAAGTTATCTTAAGAGAGTTAAGGAGGCATCAAAGATCCCGGTTATGATGGGATTTGGCATCCGTACGGCAGAGGATGTGAAGCCGATGAAGGATACGATCGATGGTGCGATCGTCGGAAGCCATTTTATCCGTCTGATGGAGGAAAATGATTACAGCACAAAAGTGGCAGCAGAATATTGCAGCACATTTAAGAAAGAATTAAATCAGCTTTAA
- the trpD gene encoding anthranilate phosphoribosyltransferase has product MKEYIAKVVDGKDLTEEEAKKAMEIMLSGEATQAQIAAFLTAMRMKGETLEELIGLASVLRDKAETITPKAENYVDLVGTGGDCTYTFNISTTSAFVVAAAGLPVAKHGNRSISSKSGAGDVLEALGVNIMAEPALVQKCVDEVGIGFMFAQLFNKSMKYVGQARKEMRVRTVFNILGPLANPSRAKNMVVGVYSPALTEKIAKAMSKLGVERGFVISGNDNMDEFTLSGTTTVSEINGDDVKTYEVTPEQFGLKRVSLEELCGGDGVQNAAITKAILSGEEKGAKRDIVLLNAGATLYIGGVADSIESGVKLAAETIDSGKAMKKLEELVRVSNS; this is encoded by the coding sequence ATGAAAGAATACATAGCAAAAGTTGTAGATGGAAAAGATTTAACTGAAGAAGAAGCAAAAAAAGCAATGGAGATCATGCTCAGTGGAGAGGCGACACAGGCACAGATCGCAGCATTTTTAACAGCGATGCGTATGAAAGGGGAAACATTAGAGGAACTGATCGGTCTTGCATCGGTATTGCGGGATAAAGCCGAGACGATCACACCAAAGGCAGAAAACTATGTGGATCTGGTCGGAACAGGTGGAGACTGTACCTATACATTTAATATTTCAACAACATCTGCCTTCGTTGTTGCAGCGGCAGGACTTCCGGTCGCAAAGCATGGAAACCGTTCGATTTCCTCGAAATCCGGTGCCGGGGATGTGCTTGAGGCACTTGGAGTCAATATCATGGCAGAACCTGCACTGGTTCAGAAATGTGTTGATGAAGTTGGCATCGGTTTCATGTTTGCCCAGCTTTTCAATAAATCCATGAAGTATGTCGGTCAGGCGAGAAAAGAGATGCGAGTCCGTACCGTATTTAATATTTTAGGACCGTTAGCGAATCCATCGCGTGCAAAAAATATGGTCGTTGGTGTATACAGTCCGGCATTGACGGAAAAAATAGCAAAAGCAATGAGTAAACTTGGTGTAGAGCGCGGATTTGTCATCAGTGGAAATGACAATATGGATGAATTTACATTAAGCGGCACGACTACCGTATCCGAGATCAATGGCGATGATGTTAAAACTTATGAAGTAACCCCGGAACAGTTTGGATTAAAGAGGGTTTCCTTAGAAGAACTGTGCGGTGGGGATGGTGTGCAGAATGCAGCCATTACGAAAGCAATTTTAAGTGGAGAAGAAAAAGGAGCGAAAAGAGATATCGTTCTTTTGAATGCCGGAGCTACTCTTTATATCGGAGGGGTTGCAGATTCCATAGAATCTGGTGTAAAATTAGCTGCAGAAACGATCGACTCCGGAAAAGCAATGAAAAAACTTGAGGAATTAGTCAGAGTTTCAAATTCATAA
- a CDS encoding threonine aldolase family protein encodes MIRFNSDYTEGCHPAILKKLEETNMEQTAGYGEDEYCREAAERIKAACLAPDADVHFLVGGTQTNVTVIASALKSYQGAITATTGHINVHETGALEACGHKCLTIETPDGKLTAEQVLKYTKAHFADESFEHTVQPKMVYISNPTELGTIYKKAELETLYRVCRENDLYLFLDGARLGYGLACRENDLTLADIAANTDVFYIGGTKVGALFGEAVVITNPELKKDFRYNIKQRGGMLAKGRLLGIQFLTLFEENRYFEISAHAAHLAEKLKDELTKMGVTFYIDSPTNQQFPVLPDDVLEKLGEKYSFAYQARMDETHSAVRFCTCWATKEENIDALLADIRAII; translated from the coding sequence ATGATACGATTTAACAGCGATTATACGGAAGGCTGCCATCCGGCAATTTTAAAAAAACTCGAAGAGACAAACATGGAGCAGACAGCAGGATATGGAGAGGATGAATATTGCAGAGAGGCGGCAGAACGGATAAAAGCTGCCTGCCTTGCACCGGATGCAGATGTGCATTTTCTGGTGGGAGGAACACAGACGAATGTTACAGTCATTGCATCCGCATTAAAATCATATCAGGGAGCCATCACGGCGACAACCGGACATATCAATGTACATGAAACAGGTGCACTTGAAGCGTGCGGACACAAATGTCTGACAATCGAGACACCGGATGGCAAACTGACAGCAGAACAGGTTTTAAAATATACAAAAGCGCATTTTGCAGATGAGAGTTTTGAACATACAGTGCAGCCCAAAATGGTATATATTTCCAATCCTACAGAACTTGGTACTATTTATAAAAAGGCAGAACTTGAGACATTATACCGTGTGTGCAGGGAAAATGACCTGTATCTGTTTTTGGATGGTGCAAGACTCGGTTACGGTCTTGCATGCAGGGAAAATGATCTGACGCTGGCTGACATTGCAGCGAATACGGATGTTTTCTATATTGGAGGAACCAAAGTAGGCGCATTATTCGGAGAAGCTGTTGTGATCACCAATCCGGAGTTAAAAAAGGATTTCCGGTATAACATCAAACAGCGTGGCGGTATGTTAGCAAAGGGAAGACTGCTGGGCATCCAGTTCCTGACTTTATTTGAAGAAAACCGTTATTTTGAGATATCGGCACATGCAGCACATCTGGCAGAAAAATTAAAAGATGAACTGACAAAAATGGGGGTAACATTTTATATTGATTCCCCGACAAACCAGCAGTTTCCGGTCTTGCCGGATGATGTGTTAGAGAAACTGGGAGAAAAATACAGTTTTGCATATCAGGCAAGAATGGATGAAACACACAGTGCAGTCCGTTTTTGTACCTGCTGGGCAACGAAAGAAGAAAATATCGATGCACTTCTTGCTGACATAAGAGCGATCATATAG
- a CDS encoding asparaginase yields the protein MPAKKKILLLATGGTIASKKSENGLKPQITPEELLEYIPQVKEFCEVSAIQLLNLDSSNMEPKHWKKIVHAIREYYDAYDGFVIAHGTDTMAYTAAALSYMIQNSTKPIVITGAQKPIDLEITDAKSNLIDSFLYASDEKSQGVQIVFDGKVIAGTRAKKVRSKSYNAFSSIDFPSLAVIQDGNIMRYLPMLPYEDEVRFYEELDENIFLMKLIPGIRPRVLQSIFENYDCIIVESFGVGGIPKSIADEFYRLCRQYPDKLVVMATQVAHEGSDMTVYEVGHDMKKYCRFLESYDMTLESVIAKTMWMLGNFDLYSVDPNDIFYKNINYDVIFGKNRKC from the coding sequence ATGCCGGCAAAGAAAAAGATATTATTACTTGCAACAGGAGGTACGATTGCTTCTAAAAAATCTGAAAATGGTTTAAAACCGCAGATCACACCGGAAGAATTATTAGAGTACATTCCACAGGTAAAAGAATTCTGTGAGGTATCCGCGATACAGTTATTAAATCTTGACAGTTCTAATATGGAGCCAAAGCACTGGAAAAAGATCGTGCATGCGATCCGGGAATATTATGATGCTTATGATGGATTTGTAATTGCCCATGGCACAGATACGATGGCGTATACAGCAGCAGCGTTATCATATATGATCCAGAATTCAACGAAGCCGATCGTGATCACGGGAGCACAGAAACCGATCGATCTTGAGATCACGGATGCAAAGTCAAATCTGATTGATAGTTTTTTGTATGCGTCAGATGAAAAATCACAGGGTGTGCAGATCGTTTTTGATGGTAAAGTTATCGCCGGAACGCGTGCAAAGAAGGTCAGATCCAAAAGTTATAATGCGTTTTCGAGTATTGATTTTCCGTCACTGGCAGTCATTCAGGATGGGAATATTATGCGTTATCTGCCGATGCTCCCTTATGAGGATGAAGTACGGTTTTATGAAGAACTTGATGAAAATATTTTTTTGATGAAACTGATCCCTGGCATCAGACCTAGAGTTTTACAGAGTATTTTTGAAAATTATGACTGTATCATTGTGGAAAGTTTTGGTGTGGGCGGCATACCAAAATCAATAGCTGATGAATTTTACCGGTTATGCAGGCAGTACCCTGACAAACTGGTTGTTATGGCGACGCAGGTGGCTCATGAGGGAAGCGATATGACGGTATACGAGGTCGGTCATGATATGAAGAAGTACTGCCGTTTTTTAGAGTCCTATGATATGACATTAGAATCTGTGATCGCAAAAACGATGTGGATGCTTGGAAATTTTGATCTTTACAGCGTAGATCCGAACGATATTTTTTATAAAAATATTAATTATGATGTGATCTTTGGAAAAAACAGGAAGTGCTGA
- a CDS encoding biotin transporter BioY, protein MKISTKTIVTVGMFTAVLAVLSILQIPMPTGVPITLQTFAMALCGYVLGWQLGISATLLYIVLGTVGVPIFAGMSAGPGVLFGYTGGFIFGFIFLTLLCGISVHRKNAAVKIVLGLAGLIICHLLGAIQYAVLAKITLGASLVAVSLPYLVKDVISVVGAYLVAIAVRKALHAGNILQDAKAA, encoded by the coding sequence ATGAAAATTTCAACAAAAACAATCGTTACCGTTGGAATGTTTACTGCGGTTCTTGCAGTTCTTTCCATTCTTCAGATTCCGATGCCGACAGGTGTTCCAATCACGCTGCAGACATTTGCAATGGCGTTATGTGGGTATGTGTTAGGATGGCAGCTTGGAATTTCAGCAACATTGCTTTATATTGTACTGGGAACTGTTGGTGTTCCGATCTTTGCAGGAATGAGTGCAGGACCGGGCGTGTTATTTGGCTATACAGGTGGATTTATCTTTGGATTTATCTTTCTGACTTTATTATGTGGTATTTCTGTGCACAGAAAAAATGCAGCAGTAAAGATTGTCCTTGGATTGGCAGGACTGATCATCTGTCATCTGCTTGGTGCGATCCAGTATGCAGTTTTGGCGAAGATTACCCTTGGTGCATCTTTGGTTGCTGTGTCACTGCCGTATCTTGTAAAAGATGTGATTTCCGTGGTTGGTGCTTATCTGGTTGCGATCGCTGTGCGTAAGGCACTTCACGCAGGAAATATTTTGCAGGATGCAAAAGCAGCTTAA
- a CDS encoding DUF1284 domain-containing protein: MKKFRVHHILCTVLYQGEGYSGAFCDNMTQKVHELKDNLDGALILVTDPDMICARCPNRTPDDTCLDEKNHVKIKDLELLKLFGWEENKSYSYYELLLDAAGKMDAKEFTRSCGKCRWYKEGLCSYEMWRKNAEEILRKK, translated from the coding sequence ATGAAAAAGTTTCGCGTTCACCATATTTTATGCACCGTTCTTTACCAGGGGGAAGGGTATAGTGGGGCATTTTGTGATAATATGACACAGAAAGTGCATGAACTGAAAGATAATTTAGATGGAGCACTCATTCTTGTGACAGATCCTGATATGATCTGTGCGCGCTGCCCGAACCGGACACCGGATGATACATGTCTTGATGAAAAAAATCATGTGAAGATCAAAGATCTGGAGCTGTTAAAGTTATTCGGATGGGAAGAAAATAAAAGCTATTCTTATTACGAATTATTACTGGATGCAGCCGGGAAAATGGATGCAAAAGAGTTTACGAGAAGTTGTGGAAAATGTAGATGGTATAAGGAAGGATTATGTAGTTATGAAATGTGGCGGAAAAATGCAGAAGAAATATTACGCAAAAAATAG
- a CDS encoding Ig-like domain-containing protein, whose translation MQKKYYAKNRQTRFCLFLRQAMAWALIVMLVVSGMVGWQTERVQAATRKPVKITLSKKAVSTTVGSKVKLKVKSVSPQKASKNVTWKSSDKKLRS comes from the coding sequence ATGCAGAAGAAATATTACGCAAAAAATAGGCAGACGAGGTTCTGCCTGTTTTTGCGCCAGGCTATGGCATGGGCACTGATCGTTATGCTTGTTGTTTCCGGAATGGTGGGATGGCAGACAGAGAGAGTGCAGGCTGCAACTAGGAAACCGGTCAAAATTACATTAAGTAAAAAAGCGGTCAGTACTACGGTTGGAAGCAAAGTAAAACTGAAAGTAAAGAGTGTCAGTCCCCAAAAAGCATCTAAAAATGTTACATGGAAAAGTTCAGATAAAAAATTGCGATCGTAA